The segment TCTATCGAGACGAGGAATTGATCGCCCCGCCGCGCAAACCAAGCTGGGCTCACCGGCTGTGGCGATATGGCCCCGTGCTGATCTGGATCGGACTCATCTTTTGGGCCTCGACCGACCAATTCTCTTCCGAGAATACGGCGCAGGTAATTCAGCCCTGGCTGGTGTGGCTCTTTCCCGGAATGAGCGCCGAGACGCTCGATTGGCTGCACGGCGTGATCCGCAAATCGGCCCACGTGACCGAGTATGCGATTTTCGCTCTGCTGGTCGCGCGGGCGTTCCTAAGCTCATCGCGGCCGTGGCTGGCGCGCGGATGGTTCGTCGCGGGCTTCTTGGTGCTGACAGCGCTAGCGGCGAGCGACGAATACCATCAAAGCTTTGTCCCCTCTCGCACGGCGGCAGTTACCGACGTGCTGATCGATATGAGTGGCGGGCTGGTCGCTCTGACGATCCTGGCTCTGCTGCGCCAGTGGTTGAAGGCTCGCCGCCGCGCTAAGATAGCTGCAGCGTACCGCGGGTAACGCCGAGTTGATTGATCACCTGCAACTGCCGCCACGTCGCGCGTCCCGAGTCGAGCCCGGCCACGACTCGCGCATAGCGATCCAAAAGCGCGGCGGTTTCAGCCGGCGATTCGCGCAACAACTCGACGCGGAAATGCCGCGCTCCGCGGGCGAGCATCCGCGGGATGAACTCGGCCGCCGATTGAGCCACCGAGTTGAACACGGTGTTGCGGCAGCCGGTATCGGCGGCGAGCGGAAAGCTGGCTCCGGTGCGATCGCGGAGCGCCACTTCATGCCGATCGCAAGGCCGGCCGCAATCGCGCCAATCCTTGCCGTTCGACAGCATCGCGGCAAAGACGCAATGCTCCATGTGGAACATCGGCATGTGCTGATGCACGACGATCT is part of the Pirellulales bacterium genome and harbors:
- a CDS encoding VanZ family protein, producing the protein MIYRDEELIAPPRKPSWAHRLWRYGPVLIWIGLIFWASTDQFSSENTAQVIQPWLVWLFPGMSAETLDWLHGVIRKSAHVTEYAIFALLVARAFLSSSRPWLARGWFVAGFLVLTALAASDEYHQSFVPSRTAAVTDVLIDMSGGLVALTILALLRQWLKARRRAKIAAAYRG